A DNA window from Odocoileus virginianus isolate 20LAN1187 ecotype Illinois unplaced genomic scaffold, Ovbor_1.2 Unplaced_Scaffold_5, whole genome shotgun sequence contains the following coding sequences:
- the DOK7 gene encoding protein Dok-7 isoform X3 yields the protein MGRSLLPVLHRGRPDQLSVRLHCPRHLAHQGSLRAAACSSRPEPWGPRPGGKGGAGGPGSPAAGEAAQPPLSLRPAGQRRGRPQRVQLVVRGQPLGRQRQQPARAVAGAVLVLGQHVAGGPWAGGLPGLWGRRAGRCQARPKAAAAAAAAGGRPPELLGQRHRHWQPLLLLGQLLVVCGQQPGRVAGRRRARLPAQPAGGRGPRARPVRLPTRGGRVPGARRPAAALRHAPQPAPGAPGPAPRRAGQPRQGRRPGLRVSPWLAWRETAGTGARGGSSGGRRALGSWRPPRWAPSRALFHVSRLRRTEGKAPSLRVAVAWGWGEGGAELDGEGPGSEWGPACREGCVLGSFGVAEPEDLPALLDVRPRGLHLPGPPHLLAKVAPTGGPSFEQDPEAQGACWLAGVCSWDPGTSVAHSQWPPVGRERQGLGSRVGSPRTIPPPLLAEPRACSQDQKAQGGDFRSPSGAPGTACALGGSLLTCMDFGCVACCVPWRRSWFQTPRGRRCLWLPAWAPAGGHPALSSPVNVPLCTFTVS from the exons AT GGGCCGGAGTCTTCTTCCTGTCCTCCACCGAGGGAGACCAGATCAGCTTTCTGTTCGACTGCATTGTCCGAGGCATCTCGCCCACCAAGGGTCCCTTCGGGCTGCGGCCTGTTCTTCCAG ACCCGAGCCCTGGGGGCCCCGCCCTGGAGGAAAGGGTGGCGCAGGAGGCCCTGGAAGCCCTGCAGCTGGAGAAGCGGCTCAGCCTCCTCTCTCACTCCGGCCGGCCGGGCAGCGGAG GGGACGACCGCAGCGTGTCCAGCTCGTCGTCAGAGGCCAGCCACTCGGACGTCAGCGCCAGCAGCCGGCTCGCGCCGTGGCCGGAGCCGTCCTCGTCCTCGGCCAGCACGTCGCAGGAGGGCCCTGGGCTGGCGGCCTCCCAGGCCTCTGGGGACGCCGCGCCGGGCGCTGCCAGGCCCGCCCCAAAGCCGCTGCGGCCGCGGCAGCTGCGGGAGGTCGGCCGCCAGAGCTCCTCGGACAGCGGCATCGCCACTGGCAGCCACTCCTCCTGCTCGGGCAGCTTCTCGTCGTGTGCGGGCAGCAGCCTGGACGTGTGGCGGGCCGGCGACGAGCTCGGCTCCCTGCTCAGCCTGCCGGCGGCCGGGGCCCCAGAGCCCGGCCTGTGCGCCTGCCCACCCGGGGCGGCCGAGTACCAGGTGCCCGCCGCCCCGCGGCCGCACTACGACACGCCCCGCAGCCTGCGCCAGGCGCCCCGGGACCAGCCCCCCGCCGCGCCGGGCAGCCCAGACAGGGGCGCCGCCCGGGACTCAGGGTGTCCCCCTGGCTGGCCTGGCGAGAGACGGCGGGGACCGGCGCCAGAGGCGGCAGCAGCGGGGGCCGGCGAGCCCTGGGAAGCTGGCGTCCCCCACGCTGGGCCCCCTCCCGCGCTCTTTTCCACGTGTCCCGTCTGCGGAGGACTGAAGGTAAAGCCCCCTCCCTGAGGGTGGCagtggcctgggggtggggggagggcggtGCTGAGCTTGATGGGGAGGGCCCGGGGTCAGAGTGGGGCCCAGCCTGCAGGGAGGGCTGCGTCTTGGGCAGCTTCGGGGTGGCAGAACCCGAGGACCTCCCAGCACTCCTTGACGTGCGTCCCAGGGGCCTCCACCTACCTGGCCCCCCGCATCTCCTTGCCAAAGTTGCACCCACAGGTGGCCCGTCCTTTGAACAGGACCCCGAGGCTCAGGGGGCCTGCTGGCTGGCGGGGGTCTGCTCTTGGGACCCTGGCACCTCTGTGGCTCACTCACAGTGGCCTCCTGTGGGCAGGGAAAGGCAGGGTTTGGGGTCACGCGTCGGGAGCCCCAGGACCATCCCTCCTCCACTCCTGGCTGAGCCCAGGGCCTGCAGTCAGGACCAGAAGGCGCAGGGTGGGGACTTCCGTTCCCCTTCCGGGGCCCCAGGCACCGCGTGCGCCCTCGGGGGCAGCCTGCTCACCTGCATGGACTTTGGCTGCGTGGCCTGCTGTGTCCCTTGGCGCCGCAGCTGGTTCCAGACGCCCCGTGGAAGGCGATGCCTGTGGCTGCCCGCCTGGGCTCCGGCTGGCGGGCATCCTGCGCTCAGCTCACCTGTGAATGTTCCGCTTTGTACCTTCACTGTCAGCTGA